One region of Zingiber officinale cultivar Zhangliang chromosome 7B, Zo_v1.1, whole genome shotgun sequence genomic DNA includes:
- the LOC122006434 gene encoding DNA damage-repair/toleration protein DRT102-like codes for MTSAENGTSAAGAPAFKIYTGADPFGCPLKDALVAHLHSLPGVEVVDLGTDKYYSVAEQIGRLVSAAAASGGSSPETRGVIACGTGVGVSIFANKFPRVYAAACFSEGDAANARSISACNVLTVSGMNTTPEDAVKILETWLKTPFKAPCPASGDADWPDDIQDFLDNAPKEMAAIPNIASSCAICCLRKAITFEPVEIMPGGEMKIARESPTSAIVRFKAGSVEPAHHHTFGHDLLVMKGKKKVWNLTKKESYDLEDGDFLFTPAGDVHRVKYFTDTEFFIRWDGDWDIFLDEDLKAANEAIDKELAGSGN; via the coding sequence ATGACTTCTGCGGAGAACGGCACCAGCGCCGCCGGCGCCCCTGCCTTCAAGATCTACACCGGCGCCGATCCGTTCGGTTGCCCCCTCAAGGATGCCCTCGTCGCCCACCTCCACTCCCTCCCCGGCGTAGAAGTCGTCGACCTCGGCACCGACAAATATTATTCTGTCGCCGAGCAGATCGGCCGGCTCGTGAGCGCTGCCGCCGCTTCTGGAGGCTCTTCCCCCGAAACCCGCGGCGTCATCGCCTGCGGCACTGGAGTCGGCGTTTCCATCTTCGCCAACAAGTTCCCCCGTGTCTATGCCGCCGCCTGCTTCTCCGAGGGCGATGCCGCCAACGCCCGATCTATCAGCGCCTGCAACGTCCTCACCGTCTCCGGTATGAACACCACCCCCGAGGACGCCGTCAAGATTCTTGAAACCTGGCTCAAAACCCCCTTCAAAGCTCCCTGCCCGGCCTCCGGTGACGCCGATTGGCCGGATGATATCCAGGACTTCCTCGATAACGCCCCAAAAGAGATGGCCGCCATCCCCAACATCGCCTCCTCCTGTGCCATCTGCTGCCTGAGGAAAGCCATCACTTTTGAGCCCGTCGAGATCATGCCGGGCGGCGAGATGAAGATTGCGCGCGAGAGCCCGACGTCGGCGATagttaggtttaaggctgggagcGTTGAGCCGGCGCACCACCACACTTTCGGGCACGACCTCCTGGTGatgaaagggaagaagaaagtTTGGAATTTGACAAAAAAGGAGAGCTATGATCTTGAAGATGGGGACTTCCTGTTTACGCCGGCAGGCGATGTGCATCGAGTCAAGTACTTTACGGATACTGAGTTCTTCATCCGGTGGGACGGGGATTGGGATATCTTCCTTGATGAGGACCTGAAAGCAGCTAACGAAGCCATTGACAAGGAGCTTGCTGGCAGTGGTAATTGA